Part of the Pseudomonas sp. P8_241 genome is shown below.
TTCGTGCAGTTGCAGCATGATGACCGGGTCCAGTTCGCTGACCTGAATCAGGCGCAAATGGGTCGCCCCGGCTTCGCCCAGCAAACGGTTGAACTGCTCGGCGTGCTTGGTGTGCACCAGTACGTTCATCGTGACCTTTTCACCGATCTCTGCCAGCGCACGGCAGACTTCCAGGTTGCCAAGGTGCGCGCCGACCAACATCTGCCCGCGTGTACCGCGCAACTGATTACGCAGGAGCGCCGGGTCGATGATTTCGATCTGCTCGATGCTCAACTTGCCGTTCCACACGTCAAGCTTGTCGAGCATGGAATCGGCGAAGGCCATGAACTGGCCGAACACGCGCCAATGGCTCGGCCGCAACTCTCTGCGACCGCTCCAGTCGGCGAGCCGTTGCTGGTATTGCCAGGCACTGTGGCGGGCGCTTCGTCCGAACAGGAAAAAGTACAAGACGATGCCGTACAGCAGCGGGCTCAACAGTCGGCGACCGAGGACCCTGGCGCCAAACGCGGTGAGCTTCATCAGCCAGAAGCTTCCGCGTTCTTCGCGGTCAGCCCAATGCTGCTTGTCTGGTGTCATGGTCGCCACCGGCGCCAGAGGATCATCGGCGAACGCAACAACATGCCGAAGAACAACCGCGTGTGCATGCTTGAAATCAGCACGTTGTCGTGGAACATCCGAAAGTGTGAGACACCGTCCAAAGGGTAATGGACCTTGGTTTGCAGCCACTGCATTGGCTGATTGCGCCAGGCCAGGCGCACCAGAATGTCAGAGTCGAAATCCATGCGTTTGCCGATCCTCGCCGACTCGATCAGTTCAAGCATTGGAGGCAACGGGTAAACCCGAAACCCGCACATGGAATCGCGGATCTGCAGCGACAGGGTGTTTATCCAGACCATGACGTGGGTCAGGTAGCGGGCGTACAAACGGCCTTTTGGCACGCTGTCGTCGTATTGCGGGTAGCCGCAGATGACCGCTTGCGGGTGGGCGCGTGACAGTTCGATAAACCGTTGCACGTCTTGCAGATCGTGCTGGCCGTCGGCGTCCACTTGCAGGGCATGGCTGAAACCCAGGCGCGAGGCTTCACGCAGCCCGGTCATCACCGCGGCGCCCTTGCCCTGATTGGTGGCCAGGCGGATCAGGTACACCATCTCGCGCCGGGCCAATCGATCGAGCACCCGGGCACAGGCCGGGCTGCTGGCATCGTCCACCAGAATGCAGGGCAGGTTGCAGGCGATCAGTGCATCGACCACCGTGGTGATGGCGGTTTCGTGGTTGTAGACCGGGATGACGGCGCAGGGGCTATGCATGGACCGAAACCTCTACAACACTTTTGTGGCGAGGGAGCTTGCTCCCGTTCGAGTGCGAAGCACTCGTCATGACGCCGGTGCGAGATGGTTTTGGGTCTGCTTCGCAGCCCAGCGGGAGCAAGCTCCCTCGCCACAGGTTATGCATTCAAAGCCTCCAGCAAGATCCGCCCGCTGGAGCAGGTTGCAGTCTCATTGCGATAGGCGAAATACAGTTTGCCGCGAGTTGGGTCGAAACGCAGGTGCAGCTGGATTTCATCACCGGGACGCACCAGCTGCTGGAATTTCAGTACTTCCATGCCGGCGAATTTTTCCGGCAGGTTCATCAGTTGCTGTCCCAGGTTCAACGCCCACTCCACCTGCACCACACCGGGCAGAACTGGCGCAGTGGGGAAGTGACCGCTGAAGTAGGCCAGATCCGGTGGCACGGCCAGTTGCAGGCTCCACTCGCCATCGGTTTCGGTTTGCTCCAGTACTTGTGGCGCCTTGGGGCGTGGTGCCATCAGCAAGGCGTCGACTTCAGCTTGAGGCAGTTTGCCCTGGGCATTGAGCGGCAGTTGTCGAAGCAAGCGCCAGCGACGTGGCAGGGCGAGGGCCTCACAGTGTTGACTCAGATGCTTGCGCAATTGCTCAGTCACGCTGCGTCGACCCTGATTGCGCAGGGCATGCAGACCTGTTTCGGTCAGTACCAGCAAGGCCCCCAACGAGGCGCGGTTTTCCTGGACGACGCCCAGACGCGTTTCGGCGACCCATTCATGGGTTGCAAGTGCCTGTTCCAGCATCGGCAGCGAGATACGTTTTTCTTCCAGTTTGACGATCCGGTCCAGTCGTCGGAGTAATTCGAACCGGCCATCAGCGGTGATTCTCGCGGAGTCGGCGGTGTGTTCGACATAGCCGATTGGTAAATACGGCGAAGCAATCAGCAGCGCGCCGTCACCGTCCTGGCTCAGCACAACATCGGCGAAAGGCTGCCAGAGTCCGGAGCCCTGGCGCCAGGCAATGCCGCCGGTTTCCGAGCTGCCGAAGATTTCCGTCGGCCATTGCCCAAGGCGTTGCTGCAGGTTCTGTGCGGCTTCAGCCGGCAAGGCGCCGCCGGAAGAAAACACCCGACGCACCGCGCTCAAGGCAGGCCAGTCGAGGTTGTCGCCCATACGCTTGAGCAACGCGGGGCTTGCGATCCAGGCAAAGGCGGGGTGTTCGCGGCTGGCGCGCTGCAGGTCCTCCGGAAAGGCCAGTTGCCGACGCACGAACGGGCGCCCGGAGCACAGCGGCCACAGCACCCGAAACAGCAGGCCGTAGATGTGCTGGGTGGCGACGCTTCCGATGATGCACGCTGGCCCCAGGTCCGCTCCCCACAACTGTTCCAGGGCTTCGACTTCATTGGCCAGTTGGCGCAGATTTTTTTCGATGCGCTTGGGCTCGCCACTGGAACCGGAAGTGCACAGATTGAGCTGGCAGTGATCCAGATCCAGAGCGGCGCCATCCAATGGCGGATGGCGATAGTCGCTCAGGTGGGCATCGCCGGTTTGATCGGTGAGCCACAGGTCAACGTTCCTGGACCAGCGCTGGCGGGTCTGTGGCTGCAGGTCGGCGGGCAGCAGTACGCTGACCCCGGCGCGCCAGGCGCCGAGCAGCGCGACCGCCAGATCGGCGGCATCCTCAAGGTGCACGGCCATCTGGCGCACGCCCTGGGTTTGCAGGCCGGCAGCCAGGCGCAGCGCCCGGTCGCACAGCTGAGCATGGTCCAGCGTCGGAGCGCTCGTCACGGCGCGCTCCGGCTGCGTCTTGAGCAACAGATGCTCAAGTTTTATCCAATTCATGGGTGGCCTCGTACCCGTTGGCGTATCAGCCATTCAATGGCAAACATCAGGCCTATCAATCCGTAGGAAATCAGACCGGTGTACAACATCCACCAGCTCAGCGGCGCCCACAGCGTCAGGGCGGCGGCGCACAAACCGTTGCAGAGAAAAAACACGCTCCAGGCGATGGTTACCTGGCGGGTATAACGAATGGCCTTGGCTGGCAGGTGCGGCTCGCGCAGACGGGCCAGGCGTTCGACCATCGGCGGGCCGAATTTGAGGCTCAGGCCGAACAATCCCAGCATGAACCCGCTGATTAATACGGGATACCAGCGCAGCAGCGCCGGGCTGTCCAACAGCGCCAGCAACAGACAGAAACCAATGGCCGCTGTAGCCATCCACTGGCTGCCGGGGCGTCTGCGGCCGGTCAGCGCACGGGCCAGCCACAGGCTGCCCAGCAGCAGTGCGAACTGCCACGGCGCGAAGTGTTCCATGCCGAAATACACCGCAAAGGGGTACAGCAGGCCTGCCAGCAACAGGCCGAGGCCGATCAGTCGGCTCATGCGGCCGGTTGAACAAGACGGTAGACAGCCTCGACCACGTCGCTGACCGTGCGCACCGACTTGAATTCTTCGGCGGCGATTTTCTTGCCGGTCTGGCGTTTGATGTGATCGATCAGGTCGACCGCATCGATGCTGTCGATTTCCAGATCCTGATACAGGTTGGATTCGAGGCTCACGCGCTCGGGGTCCAGTTCAAACAGCTCGACCAAGGCATCGCGCAAGGTGTTGAAAATGTCGTCACGAGTTTGCATGGTCCGGTCTCAAGCTGCCTGTTTTGCGGTGACGAACGCTGCAAGGCTCGCCACGTTGCTGAAATGATTGCGCGTGTCCTTGGCGTCTGCATCGATTTTGATGCCGTACTTTTTCTGAATGGCCAGGCCGAGTTCCAGGGCATCGACGGAGTCCAGGCCCAGTCCTTCGCCGAACAGCGTCTGGTCATCGCCAATGTCTTGTGCGCTGATGTCTTCAAGGCCCAGGGCTTCGATGATCAGGTCTTTGATTTCACGGTGTAGATCGCTCATCTTCGGCGAGCTCCTTGATAAAGTAAGAATGCAGATAATCGTTGAGCTTGCGCGAGGCTTGAGGGGCGGGCCCCTGTACGGCGTACGCCTGTGGGTCTATATCGGCCCCGACACGGAAACTGAAATGCACGCGCCGTTTGGGTATGCGATACCAGGGTTCGGCCTTGGTCAATGTCGTCGGGTTGACCTTGATTACCACGGGAGTGAGGATTTTCGCACCGCGCAAGGCGATTGCCGCGCCACCCCGATGAAAGGCCGGTGTCTGGCCGGGTTGTGTGCGGGTGCCCTCGGGAAAAATGATCAGGGTCTGGCCGCTTTTCAGTGCGTCTGCGGCGGTATCGAGCATGTCCATGCTGCCGTCGTTGCTGATGTAATCGGTGCGGCGCAGCGGGCCGCGAGTGAAGGGGTTCTCCCACAGACTTTGCTTGACCACGCAATTGGCATGGCGCACCAGCCCGATCAGGAACACCACGTCGATCAGCGACGGATGATTGGCAATGATCATCTGTCCCGGGCGGCCGAGTTTTTCCGCACCCTCGATATCGTAGGTCAGCACACCGGTTCGGGCCATGAACTGCACGAAAAACCAGAAGCAACGACTGACGGTTTTTCGTGCACGCAGCCGATGGGTCTGGGCGTCGCCCGGCAGACAGCTCAACAACGGGAAAACCAGCAGGCGCAGGCACATACCGCCCAACCCGAACAGGGTGAAGCTCGCGGCGGTCGCCAACAGGCGCCAATAATAAGCGTCGCGGTTCTTTTCAGTCACGGATTGCGTTGCCAGGTCCATACACGATTTTTCCAGGCATGTTGGCAGGTTGTTTGCTGGTCAAGCAGCGCCCGCAACAGATTCAAGGCATGGGGCCCGCGGGATTTGGACAACGCATTCGAAGGGCTGTTCAGGGTCAACTGCCAGTCATTGCCGGGAGTGATCAACAGGCCGACGGCATAGGGAAATGGCACATCATCAATCCAGGCCGAATACGCCTCGGGCGGTTGCTCCTCGGTCACAACGAGTAACACCGCCGGAGCGCCTTCGCTCAGCAGCGCCGCCGCCTCCAGCATACCGTGTTCAAGGCCGTCTCCAGCGGCGGCGAGGGCCGTCATCTCGCTGGTCTCATTGCGCATGATCGACCACAGGCCGATGATCGCGTTGTGCACCGAAAGGCTGAACTGGGTCGGCGACAGCGGCTGATCAACGGCCAGATCGCTGAGAATGTCGAAGGTGCGCGGGGTTTCGCCATGACGAGAAATAAAGACCAACGGAAGGTCCTGGAGACCATCGGCCAAGGGCCAGCCGACACTGAACGCCATCCGTGCCAGTCGGCTGAGTCGCCGACGCTGCATGGCTGGCAGGAACGAGACGTCAGGAGCGGCATCGCTGACCGGCAGCACGACAGGTTGTCGGCTCCAGGCTTGCCAATCGTCCACGCTTTCGAGCCCTGGAGCCCATGCGCGCCATTGGGCGATATTGAAATTGATCACAGACATTTCATCCCGCCCCTGAGGGGCTTCCTGACGCGGTAAGTGGTCGAAAACCGTGCCTCACGCTACGTGGCGCCAGGCGCCGAGTGGTGCGCATTATCCCGGTGCCGGGAACGTGTAGCAAATGCCGGTTGCATTTTGCTCAATCAGACGGACTGGTTAGAGAGCAAATACATGTTGGTTGCCAATTATTCGCATTTTAATCTGCCCGTCTGTCGTCTCTTATGGTTGTTGATTGTGGTACTTGCGGCTTTTTCGATAGGAGATCGCCACTGACTGTGTAGTCCCGATCCCAGCGAGGTAGCGAA
Proteins encoded:
- a CDS encoding beta-ketoacyl synthase chain length factor, encoding MSVINFNIAQWRAWAPGLESVDDWQAWSRQPVVLPVSDAAPDVSFLPAMQRRRLSRLARMAFSVGWPLADGLQDLPLVFISRHGETPRTFDILSDLAVDQPLSPTQFSLSVHNAIIGLWSIMRNETSEMTALAAAGDGLEHGMLEAAALLSEGAPAVLLVVTEEQPPEAYSAWIDDVPFPYAVGLLITPGNDWQLTLNSPSNALSKSRGPHALNLLRALLDQQTTCQHAWKNRVWTWQRNP
- a CDS encoding AMP-binding protein, whose amino-acid sequence is MNWIKLEHLLLKTQPERAVTSAPTLDHAQLCDRALRLAAGLQTQGVRQMAVHLEDAADLAVALLGAWRAGVSVLLPADLQPQTRQRWSRNVDLWLTDQTGDAHLSDYRHPPLDGAALDLDHCQLNLCTSGSSGEPKRIEKNLRQLANEVEALEQLWGADLGPACIIGSVATQHIYGLLFRVLWPLCSGRPFVRRQLAFPEDLQRASREHPAFAWIASPALLKRMGDNLDWPALSAVRRVFSSGGALPAEAAQNLQQRLGQWPTEIFGSSETGGIAWRQGSGLWQPFADVVLSQDGDGALLIASPYLPIGYVEHTADSARITADGRFELLRRLDRIVKLEEKRISLPMLEQALATHEWVAETRLGVVQENRASLGALLVLTETGLHALRNQGRRSVTEQLRKHLSQHCEALALPRRWRLLRQLPLNAQGKLPQAEVDALLMAPRPKAPQVLEQTETDGEWSLQLAVPPDLAYFSGHFPTAPVLPGVVQVEWALNLGQQLMNLPEKFAGMEVLKFQQLVRPGDEIQLHLRFDPTRGKLYFAYRNETATCSSGRILLEALNA
- a CDS encoding acyl carrier protein, whose product is MQTRDDIFNTLRDALVELFELDPERVSLESNLYQDLEIDSIDAVDLIDHIKRQTGKKIAAEEFKSVRTVSDVVEAVYRLVQPAA
- a CDS encoding phosphopantetheine-binding protein, with the translated sequence MSDLHREIKDLIIEALGLEDISAQDIGDDQTLFGEGLGLDSVDALELGLAIQKKYGIKIDADAKDTRNHFSNVASLAAFVTAKQAA
- a CDS encoding glycosyl transferase; the protein is MTPDKQHWADREERGSFWLMKLTAFGARVLGRRLLSPLLYGIVLYFFLFGRSARHSAWQYQQRLADWSGRRELRPSHWRVFGQFMAFADSMLDKLDVWNGKLSIEQIEIIDPALLRNQLRGTRGQMLVGAHLGNLEVCRALAEIGEKVTMNVLVHTKHAEQFNRLLGEAGATHLRLIQVSELDPVIMLQLHERLERGEWLAIAGDRVPLHGGRSVTVGFLGHPAKFPQGPWLLAGLLKCPVNLLMCLKKPDGGYRLTIEPFAQAIIWKRSDREQVIHQWASRYAERLSHYCLEAPQQWFNFYPFWKTDDDANA
- a CDS encoding glycosyltransferase family 2 protein yields the protein MHSPCAVIPVYNHETAITTVVDALIACNLPCILVDDASSPACARVLDRLARREMVYLIRLATNQGKGAAVMTGLREASRLGFSHALQVDADGQHDLQDVQRFIELSRAHPQAVICGYPQYDDSVPKGRLYARYLTHVMVWINTLSLQIRDSMCGFRVYPLPPMLELIESARIGKRMDFDSDILVRLAWRNQPMQWLQTKVHYPLDGVSHFRMFHDNVLISSMHTRLFFGMLLRSPMILWRRWRP
- a CDS encoding lysophospholipid acyltransferase family protein, giving the protein MDLATQSVTEKNRDAYYWRLLATAASFTLFGLGGMCLRLLVFPLLSCLPGDAQTHRLRARKTVSRCFWFFVQFMARTGVLTYDIEGAEKLGRPGQMIIANHPSLIDVVFLIGLVRHANCVVKQSLWENPFTRGPLRRTDYISNDGSMDMLDTAADALKSGQTLIIFPEGTRTQPGQTPAFHRGGAAIALRGAKILTPVVIKVNPTTLTKAEPWYRIPKRRVHFSFRVGADIDPQAYAVQGPAPQASRKLNDYLHSYFIKELAEDERSTP